Proteins found in one Brevibacillus brevis genomic segment:
- a CDS encoding peptide ABC transporter substrate-binding protein has protein sequence MRKRISFILSSFLLLQVLAGCSTSETGVTNKPNEQASQPTKPTGKEMVLNWNADGGEPPTADPGLASDGTSFDVITACFEGLTRYGPDGKIANAIADSYTVSEDLTTYTFKLKTNAQWSNGDSVTAHDFEFAWKRNLDPKTASEYAYMLYFIKGAEEFNTGKGSHEDVGVKALDDFTLEVKLNSPAPFFYELTAFPTLFPLHKKTLEAHPNWAASPDNYVGNGPFKMELWEHKNKMVLVKNEKYHDKDAVKLDKIVWSMITDTNTAQALFDSGDLDWGGHPTYVLPVDVIPALQEEGKIVMAPYPNTVAVTFNTTVSPFTNKKIRQAFSYSIQRQPLVDGIVQIGVPAAFAWVPPSMQLSGNDYFQEDVDKAKQLLAEGLKELGLSTLPDVTYTYGSGDDRQKKLAEALQDQWKRNLGVDVKISGLEEKVFLQNKRSKNYQFAYRNWGADFNDPINFLEIFKDKTVGTNDAAWENDRYRELIVQSYLEKDPAKRNAIMREAENILMEEMPIAPVYYGARPYIKNDKVKGFLINPFGGRDFKYTTIEQ, from the coding sequence ATGAGAAAGAGGATAAGCTTTATTTTGAGCAGTTTCTTATTACTTCAAGTTTTAGCGGGATGTAGTACAAGTGAAACGGGGGTAACGAACAAACCGAATGAGCAGGCATCTCAACCAACGAAGCCAACGGGAAAAGAGATGGTATTGAATTGGAATGCTGACGGTGGAGAGCCTCCGACAGCAGATCCCGGACTAGCTTCCGATGGCACTTCCTTTGATGTGATTACTGCCTGTTTTGAAGGACTGACTCGCTATGGACCGGATGGGAAAATAGCCAACGCGATTGCCGACAGTTATACGGTATCCGAGGATTTGACGACGTACACGTTCAAATTGAAAACGAATGCGCAATGGAGCAACGGAGATTCGGTAACCGCCCATGACTTTGAGTTCGCCTGGAAAAGAAATCTCGACCCCAAGACAGCGTCCGAATATGCCTATATGCTTTATTTCATTAAAGGGGCAGAGGAGTTTAACACTGGGAAAGGATCACATGAAGACGTAGGGGTAAAAGCACTAGACGATTTTACATTAGAGGTCAAGCTCAATTCGCCAGCTCCGTTTTTTTACGAGCTGACGGCTTTCCCGACACTGTTTCCTTTACATAAAAAGACCTTGGAGGCACATCCGAACTGGGCAGCTTCTCCAGACAACTACGTAGGCAACGGCCCATTCAAAATGGAGCTGTGGGAGCATAAAAACAAAATGGTCCTTGTGAAAAACGAGAAGTATCATGACAAAGATGCCGTGAAGCTCGACAAGATTGTCTGGAGCATGATTACTGATACCAACACCGCTCAAGCGTTGTTTGATTCTGGTGATTTGGATTGGGGAGGGCATCCTACCTACGTGTTGCCCGTCGATGTGATCCCTGCTTTGCAGGAGGAAGGAAAAATCGTGATGGCACCATATCCCAACACGGTTGCAGTTACCTTTAACACAACGGTGTCCCCTTTTACGAATAAAAAGATTCGACAAGCCTTCTCGTATTCGATCCAACGGCAGCCTCTTGTAGATGGAATCGTGCAGATAGGGGTGCCTGCGGCTTTTGCGTGGGTTCCGCCCTCGATGCAACTCAGCGGAAATGACTATTTTCAAGAGGATGTAGACAAAGCCAAGCAGTTGTTGGCTGAAGGGTTAAAGGAGCTGGGGCTTTCGACATTGCCTGACGTGACCTACACATATGGTTCGGGTGACGATCGTCAGAAAAAACTGGCTGAAGCTCTTCAGGATCAATGGAAAAGAAACCTGGGTGTAGATGTGAAAATCAGTGGCTTGGAGGAAAAAGTTTTTTTACAAAACAAGCGCTCCAAAAACTATCAATTTGCCTACCGAAATTGGGGTGCTGATTTTAACGACCCTATCAATTTCCTGGAAATTTTCAAGGATAAAACAGTGGGCACGAACGACGCTGCTTGGGAAAACGACAGATATAGAGAGCTAATCGTCCAAAGTTACTTGGAAAAAGACCCGGCGAAGCGTAATGCGATCATGCGTGAGGCAGAGAACATCTTAATGGAGGAAATGCCGATTGCCCCTGTGTATTATGGTGCAAGACCGTATATAAAAAACGACAAAGTCAAAGGATTCTTGATCAACCCGTTTGGTGGTAGAGACTTTAAATATACTACCATCGAACAATAA
- the ltaE gene encoding low-specificity L-threonine aldolase, which yields MKIDLRSDTVTKPTEEMLRAMAEAEVGDDVYREDPTVNRLEAIAAEILGKEAALFVTSGTQGNQVAVLTHCVNGDEVIAEADSHIFYYEGGAMSALAGVQTRTLVGERGALRAEEVERAIRGNNIHFPRTKLICLENTHNRAGGAVISIAQMKSVYAIAQKQGIPVHLDGARLFNAAVAQGVAVSELSAFADTVQICLSKGLSAPVGSILAGDRAFIEEARWWRKKLGGGMRQAGYLAAPGIIALTRMTERLAEDHERAQQLAKGLRQLSLQVEQVETNIVLVNTDSIGQTAVGFLERLEEKGVLAVDFDEYVIRFTTHRHITDQHIETVVAAVEQLLEKV from the coding sequence ATGAAAATTGATTTGCGTAGTGATACCGTTACGAAACCAACCGAGGAGATGCTTCGGGCAATGGCGGAAGCGGAGGTTGGTGATGATGTTTACCGAGAGGACCCAACTGTCAATCGTTTGGAAGCGATCGCGGCTGAAATACTCGGAAAGGAAGCGGCTCTGTTCGTAACAAGTGGCACGCAAGGCAATCAGGTTGCTGTTTTGACGCACTGTGTCAATGGAGATGAGGTCATTGCGGAAGCAGATTCGCACATTTTTTACTATGAAGGCGGCGCTATGTCGGCATTAGCCGGCGTGCAGACAAGGACGCTGGTTGGCGAACGGGGTGCTTTGCGTGCTGAAGAGGTAGAGAGGGCGATACGGGGCAACAATATCCATTTTCCTCGCACAAAATTGATCTGTCTCGAAAATACACATAATCGCGCTGGAGGGGCGGTAATCTCTATCGCGCAAATGAAGAGTGTTTATGCTATCGCGCAAAAACAAGGTATTCCCGTTCATTTGGACGGTGCTCGTCTCTTCAATGCAGCTGTCGCCCAAGGTGTTGCAGTCAGTGAGCTAAGCGCTTTTGCCGATACCGTTCAGATTTGTTTGTCGAAAGGGCTGAGTGCTCCGGTTGGTTCCATTTTGGCTGGGGATCGTGCGTTTATCGAGGAAGCGAGATGGTGGAGAAAAAAATTAGGAGGCGGGATGCGTCAGGCAGGGTATTTGGCAGCACCGGGCATCATCGCTTTGACACGGATGACCGAACGATTGGCAGAAGACCATGAACGGGCACAGCAATTGGCAAAAGGCTTGCGCCAGCTATCGCTTCAGGTCGAGCAAGTCGAGACGAATATCGTGCTGGTAAATACAGACTCGATTGGACAAACAGCTGTTGGCTTCTTGGAACGTTTGGAGGAAAAAGGAGTGCTCGCTGTTGATTTTGACGAGTATGTCATTCGCTTTACGACGCATCGACACATTACCGATCAACATATCGAGACCGTCGTTGCAGCAGTCGAGCAATTATTGGAAAAGGTGTAA
- a CDS encoding HesB/IscA family protein: MKLKITRNAAKQLAPIIEQEEDKELKLRVYITHAHGDHAHYGLALDKPTEEDVVISTDKEIDVIVKKDEPLLDGVVIDYLFLPQEGFVITNPSKGNTGDH, encoded by the coding sequence GTGAAACTAAAAATCACTCGTAACGCTGCCAAACAATTGGCTCCAATTATCGAGCAAGAAGAAGACAAAGAATTGAAACTGCGCGTTTATATTACTCACGCTCATGGTGATCATGCCCACTACGGACTCGCTCTGGACAAGCCAACAGAAGAAGATGTGGTGATCTCGACTGACAAAGAGATCGATGTGATCGTGAAAAAAGATGAGCCATTACTGGATGGCGTTGTCATTGATTACCTCTTCTTGCCGCAAGAAGGTTTTGTGATTACCAACCCTTCTAAAGGCAACACAGGCGACCACTAA
- a CDS encoding HelD family protein, with protein MSTQHRDYEWEQKKLDETISAIDEEMEQLRNDIREATDDYVKQVVNYKKAKDLRYLEDQGREKPYFGRVDFLKDEIYELDQVYIGKRGIVRSDTFDSVVVDWRAPIASLYYSGESKDAFYRMGREIVRGEVRLKRNFAIEDGKIVGIYDGAVKETINREMGHPDEFLQEGFIDEFLAANLNQANDSRLKDIVATIQSEQNDIIRAEKERPIVVQGVAGSGKTTIALHRLSYLIYNYQDSMMSKKFMVFAPNRMFLTYISEVLPELGVDDVQQSTFVDWAARLVKPLLPKGWRIVSPDKPLQLFFEEGQDERQQEMTRNRLRFKGSLACREALEQYIRHIVETRIPFKKLSFLYNKTKQVFSIPGDFIRQCFLEQFANMPYHRRVEALRKHLKQEMNKQLFAHLRERKVDLDKEGLYKFEKMLEQILDTYLTSFPRLEIFAAYRELIADEELLRKLVPADISDEVVRDVTQSSAALFAEERLEPEDIAPLLYLQHIVEGMNKAEHFDHTVVDEAQDLSALEIAVIALATKRNSLTIVGDIAQGIHSYRGIHAWEELTKGIFAQLFPSYYTLSQSYRSTIEIMRCANEVLRQIELPETVLAKPVLRHGEKPIMVKARSRAQLWEDISSRVAAYQSEGFKTIAIVAKTIQASKKAHKGLQDKIADLTLLGSKDNQFPGGVTVMPAFLTKGLQFDVVIILDVDAYQNNEWDAKLLYVAMTRPVHRLVMTQVDDVSSPLLKDLPTALYTMATDE; from the coding sequence GTGAGTACACAGCATCGTGATTATGAATGGGAACAAAAAAAGCTGGATGAAACAATTTCGGCGATTGACGAAGAAATGGAGCAGCTTCGCAATGATATTCGCGAGGCGACAGATGACTATGTGAAACAGGTCGTTAACTATAAAAAGGCAAAGGATTTGCGTTACCTGGAAGATCAGGGGCGAGAGAAGCCTTATTTCGGCAGAGTGGACTTCTTGAAAGATGAGATCTACGAGCTGGATCAGGTCTACATAGGAAAACGGGGAATTGTACGCAGCGATACGTTTGATTCTGTCGTCGTGGATTGGCGTGCGCCTATCGCCAGTCTTTATTATTCCGGTGAGAGCAAAGACGCGTTTTATCGAATGGGACGAGAGATCGTGCGTGGTGAAGTTCGCTTAAAGCGTAATTTTGCGATTGAAGACGGTAAGATCGTCGGCATCTATGATGGAGCGGTAAAAGAAACGATTAACCGCGAAATGGGGCATCCTGACGAGTTTTTGCAAGAGGGCTTCATTGATGAATTTTTGGCAGCCAATCTGAATCAGGCGAACGATAGCAGGCTAAAAGACATCGTCGCTACGATTCAATCCGAGCAAAATGATATTATCCGGGCGGAAAAAGAACGGCCCATCGTTGTGCAAGGAGTAGCGGGGAGCGGAAAAACGACCATTGCGCTGCACCGACTCTCCTATTTGATATATAACTATCAGGATTCCATGATGTCCAAAAAATTCATGGTGTTCGCACCAAACCGGATGTTTCTTACCTATATATCCGAGGTTTTGCCTGAGTTGGGAGTCGATGACGTTCAGCAGTCTACCTTTGTGGATTGGGCAGCGCGTCTCGTGAAACCTCTGCTGCCAAAAGGATGGAGAATCGTGAGTCCGGATAAGCCTCTGCAATTGTTCTTTGAAGAGGGGCAGGATGAGCGCCAGCAAGAAATGACGCGAAACAGGCTTCGCTTCAAAGGATCGCTCGCTTGTCGGGAGGCGCTGGAGCAATATATCCGGCATATCGTCGAAACGAGAATTCCTTTTAAGAAACTCAGCTTTTTATACAATAAAACGAAACAAGTCTTTTCCATTCCGGGTGATTTTATTCGCCAATGCTTCCTGGAGCAATTCGCCAATATGCCGTATCATCGACGGGTAGAAGCTCTTCGTAAGCATTTGAAACAAGAAATGAACAAGCAATTATTTGCCCATTTGCGAGAACGAAAAGTCGATTTGGACAAAGAAGGCTTGTACAAATTCGAGAAAATGCTGGAGCAAATCCTGGATACGTACCTGACTTCATTTCCAAGACTGGAAATTTTCGCAGCTTATCGCGAATTGATTGCTGACGAGGAATTGCTGCGCAAGCTCGTACCTGCTGATATTTCAGACGAAGTGGTGCGTGATGTGACGCAGTCAAGTGCTGCGCTGTTTGCAGAGGAGAGATTGGAGCCGGAAGATATCGCTCCACTGCTATACTTGCAGCATATTGTTGAAGGAATGAATAAAGCGGAGCATTTTGATCATACGGTCGTGGATGAAGCACAAGACTTGAGTGCGTTAGAAATAGCCGTCATTGCATTGGCAACCAAGCGAAACTCGCTCACAATCGTGGGAGATATTGCGCAAGGCATTCATAGCTACCGGGGGATTCATGCCTGGGAAGAGTTGACGAAGGGGATTTTTGCCCAGCTGTTTCCTTCCTATTATACGTTGTCGCAAAGTTATCGTTCGACAATTGAGATCATGCGCTGCGCCAATGAAGTGTTGCGGCAAATTGAATTGCCCGAGACGGTATTGGCAAAACCGGTTTTGCGACATGGTGAAAAACCAATCATGGTCAAGGCTCGTTCACGAGCGCAACTATGGGAGGACATCTCTTCACGTGTGGCTGCCTACCAGTCGGAAGGCTTCAAAACGATTGCCATTGTAGCGAAAACCATACAAGCGAGTAAAAAAGCCCATAAAGGCTTGCAAGACAAAATAGCTGATCTGACTCTGTTAGGCAGCAAGGATAACCAATTTCCCGGTGGCGTAACCGTCATGCCTGCTTTTTTAACAAAAGGCTTGCAGTTCGATGTGGTCATTATACTGGATGTGGATGCCTATCAAAATAATGAATGGGATGCGAAACTGTTGTACGTCGCGATGACACGTCCGGTCCATCGGCTTGTTATGACGCAGGTTGATGATGTTTCTTCACCGTTGCTGAAAGATTTACCGACAGCGCTGTACACCATGGCTACTGACGAATAA
- the crcB gene encoding fluoride efflux transporter CrcB encodes MAWIAVAVGGAVGSLLRYLLSLLANQPGWPWGTWIANVCGSLIIGILFVLGKERGILSPTLYLLFATGVMGGFTTFSSFSLEVVTFWGEGHLLRGTLYALLSLGVGLLSCAVGIWLGRQWS; translated from the coding sequence ATGGCGTGGATAGCTGTAGCGGTTGGAGGAGCAGTTGGCTCTCTTTTGCGCTACCTATTGTCTTTGCTTGCGAATCAGCCGGGATGGCCATGGGGAACCTGGATCGCCAATGTTTGTGGATCGTTGATCATCGGCATCTTGTTCGTGCTGGGGAAAGAACGTGGCATATTATCTCCAACACTCTATCTCTTATTTGCAACGGGGGTCATGGGAGGATTTACGACTTTCTCTAGCTTTTCCTTGGAAGTGGTCACTTTTTGGGGAGAAGGCCACCTGTTGCGTGGCACTTTGTACGCTCTTCTCAGTTTGGGAGTCGGGCTACTTTCTTGTGCGGTTGGAATATGGCTGGGTAGGCAATGGTCCTGA
- a CDS encoding DUF896 domain-containing protein, with amino-acid sequence MVSDAEIKRINELVKKSREEGLTEEEKLEQKALRQKYIDAVKLSLRANLDSIRYVEDLEENKPKQ; translated from the coding sequence GTGGTATCTGACGCAGAAATTAAACGCATTAATGAATTGGTCAAAAAATCTCGCGAAGAAGGTTTGACTGAAGAAGAAAAGCTCGAACAAAAAGCATTGCGCCAAAAGTACATTGACGCCGTTAAGCTTTCATTGAGAGCTAATTTGGATTCCATCCGTTATGTGGAAGACCTTGAAGAAAATAAGCCAAAACAGTAA
- the yneA gene encoding cell division suppressor protein YneA, producing the protein MNSSTVRNRFEKKEERRVRFGITRGQALLFLITFILFFYLLTELVFASSPMEEPQGIEVTVQSGDSLWSLAVRYSDQHTDVRDYIIEIKEANGLDSNRIYPGQTLIMPDMP; encoded by the coding sequence ATGAATTCATCGACAGTACGTAATCGTTTCGAGAAAAAAGAAGAACGTCGTGTTCGTTTTGGTATCACGAGAGGTCAAGCTCTCTTGTTTCTTATTACATTTATTCTCTTTTTTTACTTGTTGACCGAACTAGTGTTTGCTTCTTCGCCAATGGAGGAGCCACAAGGCATTGAGGTAACCGTACAATCCGGAGATAGCCTATGGTCGTTAGCCGTTCGCTACTCAGATCAGCATACAGATGTTCGTGACTATATCATAGAAATCAAGGAAGCGAACGGTTTGGATAGCAACAGGATTTACCCGGGTCAGACTCTGATCATGCCTGATATGCCGTAA
- the lexA gene encoding transcriptional repressor LexA: protein MSKLSSRQQAIIEFIRKEVRDKGYPPSVREIGEAVGLASSSTVHGHLARLEKKGLIRRDPTKPRAIELLSDEDRFQDNFEDSVVRVPVIGKVTAGQPITAIEDVEEYFPLPDNIVTSDKVYMLRVSGNSMIDAGILDGDYVIVRQQHVANNGDIVVAMTEEDEATVKRFFKEKNHFRLQPENATMEPIILEHVTILGKVIGVYRLIH, encoded by the coding sequence ATGTCAAAATTATCGAGTAGACAACAAGCCATCATCGAGTTCATACGAAAGGAAGTTCGTGATAAAGGATATCCGCCTTCTGTACGTGAAATTGGAGAGGCTGTCGGACTCGCTTCCAGCTCAACGGTACATGGTCATTTGGCACGTTTAGAGAAAAAAGGCCTCATTCGTCGAGACCCTACCAAACCTCGCGCCATCGAATTGCTATCAGATGAAGATCGTTTTCAAGACAATTTCGAAGACTCTGTCGTCCGTGTGCCCGTAATCGGAAAAGTAACTGCTGGACAACCGATTACAGCCATTGAGGATGTGGAAGAATACTTCCCGCTTCCAGACAATATCGTGACTTCAGACAAGGTCTACATGCTGCGTGTCTCCGGGAACAGTATGATTGATGCCGGAATTCTCGACGGAGATTACGTCATTGTTCGCCAACAACACGTAGCGAACAATGGTGACATTGTCGTAGCCATGACAGAAGAAGACGAAGCGACCGTCAAAAGATTTTTCAAAGAAAAGAACCACTTCCGACTCCAACCGGAGAATGCCACAATGGAACCGATCATTCTGGAGCATGTCACCATTCTCGGTAAAGTCATCGGTGTCTATCGCCTCATTCACTAG
- a CDS encoding IS1182 family transposase (programmed frameshift) — translation MHYEFVCLDELVPEDHLLRVIQKHIDFSFIREKVRQYYCEDNGRPSIDPIVLFKMIFIGYLYGIRSERQLEKEIQTNIAYRWFLGLSLTDRVPDHTTISWNRRTRFKNTNVFQEIFDEIVRLAIQHRMVAGRVLISDSTHLKANANKRKFKKHVIEKTSRAYLKDLEAAINEDREVHGKKGLKPREGVKEEKEIKVSTTDPESGYMVRDSKPEGFFYLDHRTVDHKYNIITDVHVTAGNVHDSVPYIDRLNLQIEKFGFKDTIEAIALDAGYLTTPICKALHDINVFAVIGHRAFTPVKGLFAKWRFKYALESDVYICPQKHKLTYSTTDRNGYRMYKSNKEICKTCPRLTECTRSKNHQKVISRHVWEESKEWVRQNRLSKSGKYLYRLRYQTIERSFADAKELHGLRYCRLRGRENVQEQVLMTATVQNIKKIALHLAKAS, via the exons ATGCATTACGAATTTGTGTGCCTCGATGAATTGGTCCCAGAGGACCATTTATTAAGGGTCATCCAAAAACATATAGATTTCTCTTTCATCCGAGAAAAAGTACGTCAATATTATTGCGAGGATAACGGTAGACCTTCCATTGATCCTATTGTTTTATTTAAAATGATTTTCATTGGATACCTTTACGGTATCCGCTCAGAGAGGCAGCTCGAAAAAGAAATCCAGACTAATATCGCCTACCGTTGGTTTCTTGGCCTTTCTTTAACAGATCGAGTTCCAGATCACACAACAATCAGTTGGAATCGTCGAACCCGTTTTAAAAATACAAATGTTTTTCAGGAGATTTTTGATGAAATTGTGCGTTTGGCGATTCAGCATCGAATGGTCGCTGGACGTGTATTGATAAGTGATTCCACGCATCTTAAAGCAAATGCGAATAAACGAAAATTTAAGAAGCATGTCATCGAGAAAACGAGTCGTGCCTATCTCAAAGATTTAGAGGCAGCAATTAATGAAGACCGCGAAGTACATGGAAAAAAGG GATTAAAGCCTAGAGAGGGTGTGAAGGAAGAAAAGGAAATCAAGGTGAGTACTACTGATCCAGAAAGTGGCTACATGGTTCGAGACAGCAAGCCCGAAGGCTTTTTCTATCTCGATCACCGGACCGTCGATCATAAGTACAATATTATTACCGATGTCCATGTCACTGCTGGCAATGTCCATGATTCCGTTCCTTACATAGATAGGCTGAATCTCCAAATCGAGAAGTTTGGGTTTAAGGATACAATTGAAGCAATTGCATTAGATGCTGGTTACTTAACTACTCCAATCTGCAAGGCACTTCACGATATAAATGTATTTGCTGTCATCGGTCATCGTGCCTTTACACCTGTTAAAGGCCTTTTTGCTAAATGGCGTTTTAAATATGCTCTGGAGTCCGATGTGTACATATGCCCTCAAAAACATAAGCTTACTTATTCGACTACTGATCGAAACGGATACAGGATGTATAAGTCCAATAAAGAAATTTGTAAAACTTGTCCAAGGCTTACTGAGTGTACCCGATCTAAAAATCACCAAAAGGTGATAAGCAGGCACGTTTGGGAAGAGAGTAAGGAATGGGTTCGACAGAACCGTTTAAGTAAATCAGGGAAATATTTGTATAGATTAAGATACCAAACCATAGAGCGAAGCTTTGCAGATGCTAAAGAACTGCATGGGCTTCGCTATTGTAGGTTACGCGGACGTGAAAATGTCCAAGAGCAGGTATTGATGACAGCAACAGTTCAAAACATTAAAAAGATAGCACTACACCTAGCGAAAGCAAGTTAG
- a CDS encoding DUF456 domain-containing protein — MEIFLWVVVVLLFLLSIAGIFLPVLPDTILLWAGFLLYHFFIADPGAGLPASFWWGMVVLSILLYGADLLTNMYFVKKYGGSKWSSIAAAVGIILGIFVFPPFGMLILPFVFVVIVELMVQKQSMERAVKAGVGSLIGFLGSAVVKVILQVTMIIWFFIAR; from the coding sequence ATGGAAATATTTTTGTGGGTCGTAGTTGTGTTATTGTTCTTGCTTAGCATCGCAGGAATTTTCTTACCCGTTTTACCTGATACGATCTTGCTGTGGGCGGGCTTTTTACTCTATCACTTTTTTATTGCAGATCCGGGAGCGGGATTGCCGGCATCCTTTTGGTGGGGAATGGTCGTTCTAAGCATTCTACTTTACGGTGCTGACTTGCTGACGAACATGTACTTCGTGAAAAAGTATGGGGGGTCAAAATGGTCGTCCATTGCCGCTGCGGTCGGAATTATCCTCGGGATTTTCGTGTTTCCACCGTTTGGTATGCTGATCTTGCCGTTTGTATTCGTCGTTATCGTAGAGTTAATGGTGCAGAAGCAATCGATGGAGCGAGCAGTGAAAGCAGGGGTAGGTTCACTGATCGGATTTTTGGGCAGTGCGGTCGTAAAAGTCATCTTGCAAGTTACGATGATCATCTGGTTTTTTATCGCCAGATAA
- a CDS encoding DUF4269 domain-containing protein produces the protein MRNWHDLSYLGRGTIRQKAALEAIQQTHLMEVLSDYRPVLAGTIPLNIDVVGSDLDIICESHDLHQFEQVVRKAFGCLPGFEVTQLDIKSIPTCVISFFTADFWFELFAQPLAVEKQNAYRHMDIEARLLEIGGMDAYQHIRALKQSGIKTEPAFARYFHIPGSDPYEALLQLESLTEQELRERVHLLRKD, from the coding sequence ATGAGAAATTGGCATGATCTCTCTTACCTGGGCAGAGGAACAATACGCCAAAAAGCGGCGTTGGAAGCAATTCAACAGACGCACCTCATGGAAGTACTATCCGATTACCGTCCAGTGCTTGCCGGAACCATCCCATTGAACATTGACGTTGTAGGAAGTGATCTGGATATTATTTGCGAGAGTCATGATTTGCATCAGTTTGAGCAGGTTGTTCGTAAAGCGTTTGGCTGTTTGCCTGGATTTGAAGTGACTCAACTAGATATAAAAAGTATTCCCACGTGCGTTATCTCTTTTTTCACAGCTGACTTTTGGTTTGAATTGTTTGCTCAACCGTTAGCTGTCGAAAAGCAAAATGCCTATCGTCATATGGACATCGAAGCACGATTGCTAGAAATAGGGGGCATGGATGCATACCAACACATCAGAGCTCTGAAGCAAAGCGGCATCAAAACCGAGCCTGCATTTGCTCGATACTTTCATATTCCAGGTAGTGATCCATATGAGGCCTTGTTGCAATTGGAATCGTTAACCGAACAGGAATTACGTGAAAGAGTTCATCTCCTACGAAAGGATTAA
- a CDS encoding SOS response-associated peptidase codes for MCGRFTLVTNLEKWKERFQIEVIPFDAKPRYNIAPGQFIPAIIADRGERRMGQLRWGLVPSWSADEKSSYKMINARCETLNEKPAFKQLFARKRCILPADSFYEWMNTISGKQPMRIMLKTGEPFAFAGLFDTWTNQEGEKVHTCTIVTTKANELMENIHERMPVILKKDGEDLWLDREKYDRLQLQSLFTPYDSSEMMVYPVSTKVGSPKNDDPSCIEEVEVGSLLED; via the coding sequence ATGTGCGGTCGTTTTACTCTCGTAACGAACTTGGAAAAATGGAAGGAACGGTTCCAAATCGAAGTCATTCCATTTGATGCAAAGCCACGGTACAATATTGCACCGGGTCAGTTCATTCCAGCGATTATTGCAGATCGCGGCGAACGGCGTATGGGTCAGTTGAGATGGGGGCTAGTACCGTCGTGGTCTGCCGATGAGAAGAGCAGCTACAAAATGATCAATGCACGTTGCGAGACATTAAATGAAAAGCCAGCATTCAAACAGCTTTTCGCCCGAAAGCGATGCATCCTTCCTGCCGACAGCTTTTATGAGTGGATGAACACCATTTCAGGGAAACAACCGATGCGGATCATGTTGAAAACCGGGGAACCATTCGCTTTTGCTGGCCTGTTTGATACGTGGACGAATCAAGAGGGAGAAAAAGTACATACCTGTACGATTGTTACGACAAAGGCGAATGAGCTCATGGAGAATATTCATGAGCGAATGCCTGTCATCTTAAAGAAAGATGGCGAGGACTTATGGCTTGATCGGGAGAAGTATGATCGGTTGCAGCTCCAGTCACTGTTTACCCCCTATGATTCCAGCGAGATGATGGTGTATCCGGTATCTACCAAAGTGGGCAGCCCCAAAAATGATGATCCTTCCTGTATTGAAGAAGTAGAGGTCGGCTCTTTGCTTGAAGATTAA